One Manihot esculenta cultivar AM560-2 chromosome 18, M.esculenta_v8, whole genome shotgun sequence genomic window carries:
- the LOC110606593 gene encoding CBL-interacting serine/threonine-protein kinase 10, whose amino-acid sequence MEHKPGILTQKYEIGRLLGQGTFAKVYYARSISTNQSVAIKVIDKEKILRAGLVDQIKREISVMRIVRHPNIVHLYEVMATKSKIYFVIEYCKGGELFNKVAKGKLKEDVAHMYFHQLINAVDFCHSRGVYHRDIKPENLLLDENENLKISDFGLSALAESKRQDGLLHTTCGTPAYVAPEVINRKGYDGAKADIWSCGVVLFVLLAGYLPFHDSNLMEMYRKIGKADFKCPNWFPQEARRLLFKMLDPNPNTRISMDKIKESSWFRKVFNPKQKKTEAEVQDILDSNGSGPSENSSVSSEAKQESVKPPRLNAFDIISLSAGFDLSGLFDENSQLREARFTSLQPASVIISKLEDVAKHLRLKIMKKEEGLLKMESLQEGRKGPLCIDAEIFEVAPNFHLVEVKKSNGDTMEYQKILKEDIKPALQDIVSAWQGEQLLQPQQQQQEQETALAASAVMT is encoded by the coding sequence ATGGAACACAAACCTGGTATCTTGACACAAAAATATGAGATTGGGAGATTGCTTGGCCAAGGCACCTTTGCAAAGGTTTACTATGCAAGGAGTATCAGTACAAACCAAAGTGTGGCAATTAAGGTGATTGACAAAGAGAAGATTTTAAGGGCAGGGCTTGTCGATCAGATCAAGAGAGAAATATCTGTGATGAGAATTGTTAGACACCCCAATATTGTGCATCTTTATGAGGTCATGGCAACCAAAAGTAAGATTTACTTTGTAATTGAATATTGTAAAGGTGGTGAACTTTTTAACAAGGTTGCTAAAGGAAAGTTAAAGGAGGATGTTGCGCACATGTATTTTCATCAGTTGATAAATGCAGTTGATTTCTGCCACAGCAGGGGTGTTTATCATCGAGATATAAAGCCAGAAAACCTGTTGTTGGATGAGAATGAGAATCTGAAGATAAGTGACTTTGGGTTAAGTGCACTGGCTGAATCTAAACGCCAAGATGGACTGCTTCATACAACTTGTGGGACACCTGCATATGTTGCTCCGGAAGTGATCAACAGAAAAGGCTATGATGGGGCCAAAGCTGATATATGGTCTTGTGGGGTGGTTTTATTTGTTCTATTGGCAGGTTATCTTCCATTCCATGATTCAAACTTGATGGAGATGTACAGAAAAATTGGCAAGGCTGATTTCAAATGCCCTAATTGGTTTCCACAAGAAGCTCGTAGGCTTCTATTTAAGATGCTGGATCCAAACCCCAATACTAGGATTTCCATGGATAAGATAAAAGAAAGTTCTTGGtttagaaaagtttttaatccTAAACAGAAGAAAACTGAAGCAGAAGTTCAGGATATTTTGGACAGCAACGGTTCTGGTCCATCTGAGAACAGCAGTGTGTCTTCGGAGGCAAAGCAGGAGTCAGTCAAACCTCCAAGGCTAAATGCGTTCGATATCATTTCTCTTTCAGCTGGGTTTGATCTCTCTGGATTATTTGATGAAAATTCACAACTCAGAGAAGCAAGATTTACTTCTCTTCAACCTGCCTCAGTCATCATTTCTAAACTTGAAGATGTTGCCAAGCATCTAAGACTGAAGATcatgaagaaggaagaaggATTGTTGAAAATGGAAAGTCTACAGGAAGGCAGAAAAGGGCCCTTATGCATTGATGCAGAGATCTTTGAGGTCGCTCCTAATTTTCATTTGGTAGAGGTGAAGAAATCCAATGGAGATACAATGGAATATCAGAAGATATTGAAAGAGGATATAAAGCCAGCTCTCCAAGATATTGTTTCGGCTTGGCAAGGTGAACAACTACTGCAGCCACAGCAGCAGCAACAAGAACAAGAAACTGCATTAGCAGCATCTGCAGTAATGACATAG